One Oncorhynchus clarkii lewisi isolate Uvic-CL-2024 chromosome 28, UVic_Ocla_1.0, whole genome shotgun sequence genomic region harbors:
- the LOC139387218 gene encoding cerebellin-2-like, protein MLPLVLLGFAVAFSLGQNDTGPLVLEGKCLVVCDANPSAERAFTSSFGISVRAGDAKVAFSALRGTNHEPSDMSNTSLTIYFDQLLVNIGNHFDLQASVFQAPRRGIYSFSFHVVKVYNRQTIQVNLMHNEYPIISAFAGDQDVTREAASNSVLLQMEREDKLYLKLEQGNLMGGWRYSTFSGFLVFPL, encoded by the exons ATGCTGCCGTTGGTCCTTCTAGGTTTTGCCGTTGCCTTTTCGTTGGGACAGAATGACACGGGGCCTCTTGTTTTGGAGGGAAAGTGTCTGGTGGTTTGTGATGCGAACCCGTCTGCAGAGAGAGCGTTCACCTCTTCGTTTGGGATATCTGTCCGGGCAGGCGACGCTAAAGTGGCTTTCTCTGCGCTCAGAGGAACCAACCACGAACCTTCTGATATGAGCAATACGTCTCTGACCATCTACTTTGATCAG ttGTTAGTAAACATTGGCAACCATTTTGATCTGCAAGCAAGTGTATTTCAAGCACCAAGAAGAGGCATTTACAGTTTCAGCTTCCATGTGGTGAAGGTTTACAACCGGCAGACTATACAG GTGAACTTGATGCACAACGAATACCCTATCATATCAGCTTTCGCCGGGGACCAGGATGTCACTCGAGAGGCTGCGAGCAATTCAGTTCTTCTGCAAATGGAACGGGAGGACAAACTCTACTTAAAGCTTGAGCAGGGAAATCTAATGGGTGGATGGAGGTACTCCACGTTTTCTGGATTCTTGGTTTTTCCACTCTAA